Proteins from a single region of Thermotoga maritima MSB8:
- a CDS encoding GntR family transcriptional regulator, producing the protein MLPKYRIIEKFLIDEIKSGKYKHGDKLPTEKELMERFNASRETVRKALERLVVKNLVIRKPGLGTFVNIEKKNKVVGILVQQITSYIFPYIALGAEEVLFANGYKMLLGNASEDPHKERQIINEWLEVGVDGLIIDPVYSATKRSNRDLIEDMAKKGTKVVLVHTNWDIEGVGSVVLDDWYGGEKAAEIFYQYGHRNVAVLYKTIHLPSVVRAQAFLKRGRELGFEKVHEKSFHVSEFTGIVMQSAFELLSLPKDQRPTAVFCYNDATALQFFLAAKRMGLKIPEDVSVIGFDDAPIGDFREILTTFEHPKEEVGKKAVEILLKMIDGEKPEKYVFKPKLIMRESVTYPKK; encoded by the coding sequence ATCCTTCCAAAATACAGAATAATTGAAAAATTTTTGATCGATGAAATAAAATCTGGAAAGTACAAACACGGAGACAAACTCCCCACCGAGAAAGAGTTAATGGAAAGATTCAACGCCAGTCGGGAAACGGTGAGAAAGGCCCTTGAAAGACTGGTAGTTAAAAACCTGGTCATCAGAAAGCCAGGACTTGGAACGTTTGTGAACATAGAAAAGAAAAACAAGGTCGTTGGCATTCTTGTCCAGCAGATCACAAGTTACATATTTCCATATATAGCACTCGGCGCCGAAGAGGTTCTGTTCGCAAACGGGTACAAGATGCTTCTTGGAAATGCTTCTGAGGACCCCCACAAGGAGAGACAGATCATAAACGAATGGCTGGAAGTTGGTGTGGATGGCCTGATAATAGACCCTGTCTACAGTGCCACCAAACGTTCCAACAGAGATTTGATAGAAGACATGGCAAAAAAAGGCACGAAGGTAGTTCTGGTACACACCAACTGGGACATAGAAGGTGTGGGAAGTGTTGTTCTCGACGACTGGTACGGAGGAGAAAAAGCAGCGGAAATATTTTATCAGTATGGACACAGGAATGTGGCTGTATTGTATAAAACGATACACCTTCCCAGTGTTGTGAGAGCCCAGGCTTTTCTGAAACGAGGAAGAGAACTCGGTTTCGAGAAAGTCCACGAGAAATCTTTTCATGTTTCGGAGTTCACCGGTATTGTTATGCAGAGTGCTTTTGAGCTTCTATCTTTACCGAAGGATCAGCGTCCAACTGCGGTTTTCTGCTACAATGATGCAACGGCTCTTCAGTTTTTCCTTGCAGCAAAGAGAATGGGTCTGAAGATACCAGAGGACGTTTCAGTTATAGGTTTCGACGATGCTCCCATAGGTGATTTCAGAGAGATTCTGACCACCTTTGAACATCCCAAGGAAGAAGTTGGAAAGAAAGCAGTCGAGATCCTTTTGAAGATGATCGATGGAGAAAAACCTGAGAAATATGTTTTCAAACCAAAACTCATTATGAGAGAGTCGGTGACGTATCCAAAAAAATGA
- the araA gene encoding L-arabinose isomerase: MIDLKQYEFWFLVGSQYLYGLETLKKVEQQASKIVDSLNDDPIFPSKIVLKPVLKSSSEITEIFEKANADPKCAGVIVWMHTFSPSKMWIRGLSINKKPLLHLHTQYNREIPWDTIDMDYMNLNQSAHGDREHGFIHARMRLPRKVVVGHWEEKEVREKIAKWMRVACAIQDGRMGQIVRFGDNMREVASTEGDKVEAQIKLGWSINTWGVGELAERVKAVPEREVEELLKEYREKYIMPEDEYSLKAIREQAKIEIALREFLKEKNAVGFTTTFEDLHDLPQLPGLAVQRLMEEGYGFGAEGDWKAAGLVRAIKVMGTSLPGGTSFMEDYTYHLTPGNELVLGAHMLEVCPTIAKEKPRIEVHPLSIGGKADPARLVFDGQEGPAVNASIVDMGNRFRLVVNKVLSVPIERKMPKLPTARVLWKPLPDFKRATTAWILAGGSHHTAFSTAIDVEYLIDWAEALEIEYVVIDENLDLEDFKKELRWNELYWGLLKR; this comes from the coding sequence ATGATAGATCTCAAGCAGTACGAGTTCTGGTTTCTCGTTGGAAGTCAGTATCTTTACGGTCTGGAAACCCTGAAAAAGGTGGAGCAACAGGCAAGTAAGATCGTGGATTCACTGAACGATGACCCCATCTTCCCTTCAAAGATCGTTTTAAAGCCGGTTTTGAAGAGTTCTTCTGAAATCACGGAAATCTTTGAGAAGGCAAACGCAGACCCCAAATGCGCAGGGGTTATCGTCTGGATGCACACTTTTTCCCCATCGAAGATGTGGATACGGGGACTCTCCATAAACAAAAAACCCCTGCTTCACCTTCACACGCAGTACAACAGAGAGATTCCATGGGATACGATCGATATGGATTACATGAACCTGAACCAGTCCGCACACGGAGACAGAGAGCATGGGTTCATACATGCAAGGATGAGACTTCCAAGGAAAGTTGTGGTGGGACACTGGGAAGAGAAAGAAGTCAGAGAAAAGATCGCAAAGTGGATGAGAGTGGCCTGTGCGATACAGGATGGAAGAATGGGACAGATAGTCAGGTTCGGTGACAACATGAGAGAAGTCGCCAGCACCGAAGGCGACAAAGTAGAAGCACAGATAAAACTCGGCTGGTCCATAAACACTTGGGGAGTTGGAGAACTTGCAGAGAGAGTGAAAGCCGTTCCAGAGCGCGAAGTAGAGGAACTTCTCAAAGAATACAGAGAAAAATACATCATGCCAGAGGATGAATACAGTCTCAAAGCAATAAGAGAGCAGGCGAAAATAGAAATTGCTCTGAGAGAATTTTTGAAAGAAAAGAACGCTGTTGGTTTCACCACCACGTTCGAGGACCTGCACGATCTTCCACAGCTTCCCGGGCTCGCGGTCCAGAGACTCATGGAGGAAGGATACGGTTTTGGTGCAGAAGGTGACTGGAAAGCAGCGGGATTGGTTAGAGCTATCAAGGTAATGGGAACGAGTCTTCCCGGCGGAACTTCTTTTATGGAAGACTACACTTACCACCTCACTCCCGGAAATGAACTCGTTTTAGGGGCTCACATGCTCGAGGTATGTCCAACGATAGCAAAGGAAAAACCACGAATAGAGGTTCACCCTCTCAGCATCGGCGGGAAAGCAGATCCTGCCCGTCTTGTCTTCGATGGTCAGGAAGGACCAGCCGTTAACGCATCGATCGTTGATATGGGCAACAGGTTCAGACTCGTTGTGAACAAGGTTTTATCCGTTCCCATAGAGAGGAAGATGCCAAAACTCCCGACAGCCAGGGTCCTCTGGAAACCGCTGCCTGATTTCAAGAGGGCAACTACTGCATGGATACTCGCTGGAGGATCACACCACACTGCCTTCTCAACAGCCATTGACGTAGAATACCTCATCGACTGGGCGGAGGCATTGGAAATCGAATACGTCGTCATCGATGAGAATTTGGATCTCGAGGACTTCAAAAAAGAACTGAGATGGAACGAACTCTACTGGGGGCTTTTGAAAAGATGA
- a CDS encoding extracellular solute-binding protein, with translation MKRFLLLIFLIITSLIFSVKISVLCSPDNADALKWLAQEFMKQNPDIQVEIVPLSWEVLYPKLLQDLRSQAGSFDAFTYDVMTTGAVSFRTG, from the coding sequence ATGAAGAGATTTTTACTGTTGATCTTTCTCATCATCACCTCGTTGATCTTCTCGGTTAAAATCTCCGTTCTCTGTTCTCCAGACAACGCGGACGCCCTGAAGTGGCTTGCCCAGGAGTTCATGAAACAGAATCCCGACATTCAGGTTGAAATCGTACCTCTTTCGTGGGAAGTACTTTATCCGAAGCTGCTGCAGGATCTCAGATCTCAGGCTGGATCGTTCGACGCTTTCACTTACGATGTGATGACCACTGGAGCCGTCTCTTTCCGGACTGGTTGA
- a CDS encoding extracellular solute-binding protein, with product MKQHPELVPEDYDLNDFIPQVLEESGKWKGKLIGLPFYNNTMLFYYRKDLFEDPKIKQAFKEKYGRELTLPTTWEEVVEIAEFFTKKYNKSSPTDYGIALMFPRTHTLFYMYLLFFGEYRNAPLGIMRHGTADLEFGEYFTADHKPAFNSEEGLKALEMMKKLMPYSPDPLGSDYGETIEYFNQGLVAMVPQWTGPYLIFKSTLGEDKVGIIPMPGRSVSGQWALGINKFIPEEKKLAAFKFIIFATSKWADKNKFLRFAVAPARISTLQDPEVRAADPRVPALEVTYVSQTHRPRIPEEPRLEDITVETFSKILSGELPLSMETLNDLAKKWEEILGK from the coding sequence ATGAAACAACATCCAGAACTTGTTCCAGAAGATTACGATTTGAACGATTTTATCCCACAGGTTCTGGAAGAATCTGGAAAGTGGAAGGGAAAACTCATCGGGCTTCCGTTCTACAACAACACAATGCTCTTCTATTACAGAAAAGATCTCTTTGAAGATCCAAAGATAAAACAAGCGTTCAAAGAAAAATACGGTAGAGAACTCACCCTCCCGACCACCTGGGAAGAAGTTGTAGAAATAGCGGAATTCTTCACCAAAAAATACAACAAGAGCTCTCCAACAGACTACGGAATCGCCCTCATGTTCCCGAGAACCCACACACTCTTCTACATGTATCTGCTGTTTTTCGGTGAGTACAGGAACGCACCACTCGGTATCATGAGGCACGGAACCGCGGATCTTGAATTCGGTGAATACTTCACAGCGGATCACAAACCTGCCTTCAACAGTGAAGAGGGATTGAAAGCGCTCGAAATGATGAAAAAACTCATGCCTTACAGTCCAGATCCGCTCGGCTCTGATTACGGTGAAACGATCGAGTACTTCAACCAGGGACTCGTTGCTATGGTACCTCAATGGACGGGACCGTATCTGATCTTCAAGAGCACCCTCGGTGAAGATAAAGTCGGGATCATTCCCATGCCGGGTCGATCCGTGAGTGGTCAATGGGCACTCGGCATCAACAAATTTATACCTGAGGAAAAGAAACTCGCTGCGTTCAAATTCATCATTTTCGCCACCAGCAAATGGGCTGACAAGAACAAGTTCCTGAGATTCGCCGTCGCTCCTGCCAGAATCTCAACACTCCAGGATCCCGAGGTGAGGGCCGCTGATCCGAGAGTTCCCGCCCTCGAGGTAACGTACGTTTCTCAGACCCACAGGCCAAGGATTCCAGAGGAACCAAGACTCGAAGACATCACCGTTGAGACCTTCTCCAAGATCCTCTCTGGAGAACTCCCGCTCTCCATGGAAACGCTGAACGATCTCGCAAAGAAATGGGAAGAGATTCTTGGAAAATAA
- a CDS encoding carbohydrate ABC transporter permease, which produces MVLPVLALFLAMTIYPFGFMIWASFRDYDLSKSAETHFIGLSNYFQIFRDSTAIESMKFTAKLLSIAVPVELVLGVLIAFLIRGVKGEKIIRSSLLIPMMIPPAVSGVAWKMLYNFAFGPVNWFLSLFGVPKISWLGDPFYAQLGIIIIDVWQWTPFIFLMIYAGLQSIPQDLIDAARVDGADWGRVFLHVEFPLLRPLILVALVLRIIDCLKTFDIVFMTTWGGPGSATHTYSFYIYKVGISFGWNIGYASALSVLLLIVAIVLVNVVFRLVRMRQQLGFGGEE; this is translated from the coding sequence ATGGTCCTTCCCGTTCTCGCTCTTTTCCTTGCAATGACGATCTATCCCTTTGGTTTCATGATCTGGGCTTCTTTCAGAGATTACGATCTTTCAAAGAGTGCGGAGACTCACTTCATTGGTCTTTCGAATTACTTCCAGATTTTCAGAGATTCAACCGCTATCGAATCCATGAAATTCACCGCAAAGCTCCTCTCGATAGCAGTTCCCGTAGAACTTGTTCTCGGTGTTCTCATCGCTTTTCTGATAAGGGGCGTCAAGGGAGAAAAGATAATCAGGTCTTCTCTCCTTATTCCCATGATGATTCCACCGGCAGTTTCCGGGGTTGCCTGGAAGATGTTGTACAACTTTGCCTTTGGACCGGTGAACTGGTTTTTGTCACTCTTCGGTGTTCCCAAAATTTCGTGGCTTGGAGATCCATTCTATGCACAACTGGGGATCATTATCATAGACGTCTGGCAGTGGACTCCTTTCATTTTTCTCATGATATACGCAGGTCTTCAGTCGATACCTCAGGATCTCATCGACGCAGCCCGAGTGGATGGAGCCGATTGGGGAAGAGTCTTTTTGCACGTGGAGTTTCCTCTTCTAAGACCTTTGATTCTGGTTGCTCTTGTTCTAAGAATCATAGACTGTCTGAAGACCTTCGATATTGTCTTCATGACAACCTGGGGTGGCCCAGGATCTGCGACCCACACCTACAGTTTCTACATCTACAAGGTAGGTATTTCTTTTGGATGGAACATCGGTTACGCCTCTGCGTTGAGTGTTCTGCTATTGATTGTGGCGATAGTCCTCGTGAATGTAGTGTTCAGGCTTGTGAGAATGAGACAACAACTGGGGTTTGGGGGTGAGGAGTGA
- a CDS encoding carbohydrate ABC transporter permease has translation MKKILTIVRYILIAICLIFFLFPVYWLVITAFKPSDEWFTMPPRFFPTKPTLANFFGAKETEVFGGTTGSIENIFPYLRNSIVVGVSVALIGTVISALAAYAIARYRVGGPFLAEWIISIRMLPPIVSAVPLYVIFTKLRLINTWWALILSHLVIVVPLGVWLLISFFREIPREIDEAAYVDGATPFQAFFYVVLPLSAPGLAAVAVLSLIQSWGEFLLALVLTNDARAQTLPIFLGRYITGWRVAWGPLSAAGIVTMLPVVVFALVAQRYLIRGLTSER, from the coding sequence ATGAAAAAAATCCTGACGATTGTGAGATACATCCTGATCGCCATTTGTCTGATATTTTTCCTTTTTCCCGTTTACTGGCTCGTGATCACGGCCTTTAAGCCTTCAGACGAGTGGTTCACCATGCCTCCTAGATTCTTTCCAACAAAGCCCACGCTTGCTAATTTCTTTGGAGCAAAAGAGACAGAAGTTTTCGGTGGAACAACCGGTTCTATTGAGAACATCTTTCCGTACTTGAGAAACAGTATCGTGGTTGGTGTATCTGTAGCACTTATAGGAACGGTAATCAGTGCCCTCGCTGCCTATGCTATAGCCCGCTACAGGGTAGGAGGTCCATTCCTGGCGGAGTGGATCATCTCCATCAGAATGCTCCCACCTATTGTGTCAGCCGTTCCCCTGTACGTGATATTCACAAAACTGAGACTCATCAACACCTGGTGGGCTCTCATTCTGTCACATCTTGTCATAGTTGTGCCTCTCGGGGTCTGGCTTCTTATCAGCTTTTTCAGAGAGATTCCAAGAGAGATAGATGAAGCGGCCTATGTAGATGGAGCTACTCCCTTTCAAGCGTTCTTCTATGTGGTTCTTCCGCTCAGTGCTCCAGGACTCGCAGCGGTTGCAGTGCTTTCTCTCATTCAAAGCTGGGGAGAGTTCCTTCTGGCCCTTGTTTTAACGAACGATGCACGTGCTCAAACGCTACCCATTTTCCTTGGAAGATACATCACTGGCTGGAGGGTTGCCTGGGGACCTCTTTCGGCTGCAGGAATCGTCACAATGCTTCCCGTTGTGGTCTTTGCTCTTGTTGCCCAGAGGTATCTAATCAGAGGCCTCACTTCGGAGCGGTGA